Proteins encoded by one window of Candidatus Obscuribacter sp.:
- a CDS encoding DUF692 domain-containing protein, with translation MASRYNNYSDLGLGVGLRAPHYDFILENLPDVGWFEVISENFMVDGGRPLDVLERILEKYIVVQHGVSLYLGSCDELNTEYLKKLKRLVRKTSTPFVSDHLCWGSYNGFYTHDLLPLPYTKAVASHVAERIRYVQDYLEVPVCVENISSYAEFNASEMTEWQFLAEVVELADCGILLDLNNVFVSSRNHEFAPLDYINNIPLSRVGQVHIAGHSSQGIRLIDTHDQPVCDEVWSLYQNLVEKIGPINTLLEWDSGLPSFGELWKEASKANSFQGSSTSRKLVENVL, from the coding sequence GTGGCTTCAAGATATAACAACTATTCAGACCTTGGTTTGGGTGTGGGCCTCAGAGCGCCCCACTATGATTTCATTCTGGAAAACCTTCCGGATGTGGGCTGGTTTGAAGTCATTTCGGAGAACTTCATGGTGGATGGCGGACGTCCACTGGATGTTCTAGAGCGAATTTTAGAGAAATATATCGTTGTGCAGCATGGCGTTTCGCTTTACCTTGGTTCGTGCGACGAACTGAATACCGAGTATCTGAAGAAATTGAAGCGATTGGTGCGTAAGACCTCAACTCCATTTGTTTCTGATCATCTTTGCTGGGGAAGTTACAACGGTTTCTACACTCACGATTTGCTCCCGCTACCCTACACCAAAGCGGTTGCTTCGCATGTTGCTGAGCGCATTCGATACGTACAGGATTATTTAGAGGTTCCAGTATGTGTTGAAAATATAAGTAGCTATGCAGAATTCAACGCTTCAGAGATGACAGAGTGGCAGTTCTTAGCGGAGGTTGTGGAGCTTGCAGATTGCGGCATTCTTCTGGACTTAAACAATGTATTTGTATCTTCTCGGAATCATGAGTTTGCCCCTTTGGATTATATAAACAACATTCCGCTTTCTCGTGTAGGACAAGTGCACATCGCAGGCCATTCCAGTCAGGGGATTCGCTTGATAGATACCCATGACCAACCTGTATGCGACGAGGTATGGTCCTTATACCAGAACCTTGTTGAGAAGATTGGTCCAATAAACACTTTACTTGAGTGGGATTCGGGACTTCCATCTTTTGGAGAACTATGGAAAGAAGCTTCCAAAGCAAACTCTTTCCAAGGCTCGTCGACTTCTAGAAAGTTGGTTGAGAATGTCTTGTAA
- a CDS encoding alpha/beta hydrolase: MDTVRHKTINIEGVNIFYREAGPANAPTILMLHGWPSSSHMFRNLIPLLEDRFHIIAPDYPGFGHSDSPSPSEFTYTFDNISKLIEVLLDTLGITKVSLFVQDYGGPIGFRIAERRPELVRAIVVQNAIAHLEGIAPSLEPLTQYWQDRPGKEESVRNFLKKETTVFQYMHGASQPEKISPDAYVLDQAFLDRPGNDLIQLELFYDYRTNPEKYPEWQRYLRDHKPPMLVIWGENDPFFTKEGALAYSKDNPNAMVKFLNAGHFALEEASEEIATEIRALADRVKAGDYEEATCSLVSSSSHK, from the coding sequence ATGGACACCGTAAGACACAAGACAATAAACATCGAGGGGGTGAACATCTTCTACCGTGAAGCCGGCCCTGCAAACGCCCCGACTATTCTTATGCTGCATGGATGGCCTTCGTCATCGCACATGTTTCGAAACCTAATCCCACTACTTGAGGATCGTTTTCACATTATTGCTCCCGATTATCCGGGCTTTGGGCATAGTGATTCGCCTAGTCCGAGCGAGTTTACCTACACCTTCGATAATATCTCTAAACTAATTGAAGTGTTGTTAGATACGCTCGGCATAACAAAAGTATCGCTATTCGTGCAAGATTACGGTGGACCGATAGGCTTTCGTATTGCAGAGCGCCGGCCGGAATTAGTTCGAGCAATAGTTGTCCAAAACGCAATTGCACATCTAGAGGGCATCGCACCATCACTGGAACCACTCACTCAATATTGGCAGGACAGACCAGGTAAAGAAGAAAGTGTTCGTAATTTTCTCAAAAAAGAAACGACGGTGTTTCAATACATGCATGGTGCTTCGCAGCCAGAGAAAATTAGCCCAGACGCTTATGTATTGGACCAAGCATTCTTGGACCGACCGGGCAATGACCTGATTCAGTTAGAGCTTTTCTACGATTACAGGACTAACCCCGAGAAGTATCCAGAGTGGCAGCGGTATTTGCGAGATCACAAGCCACCAATGCTAGTGATATGGGGCGAAAACGATCCATTCTTCACTAAGGAAGGCGCACTTGCCTACTCAAAAGACAATCCAAACGCCATGGTCAAATTTTTGAATGCGGGACACTTCGCGCTAGAGGAGGCAAGCGAGGAGATTGCCACAGAGATACGCGCTCTTGCTGACAGAGTTAAGGCAGGAGATTATGAGGAAGCCACCTGTTCGCTAGTCAGCAGTAGTAGCCACAAGTGA
- a CDS encoding sigma-70 family RNA polymerase sigma factor, translating into MSKLRESFDWVAKLNGPGQKEAIHELSALLLKSLGNFNLPVEDKEDIVQDSLTKILTRLSTFEGRSSFVSWAVAIAVNEALNKIRRIRWKNVSLEEATQLGVEFESQSSTEIRPDLQAERSWSLHLVEQIIMKDLTQKQRVALLAEINGMPLQEIATRMSISRGGIYKLTFDARKRLVRELAKHGLSAEDLIKS; encoded by the coding sequence ATGTCAAAACTTCGAGAGAGTTTTGATTGGGTGGCAAAACTAAACGGACCTGGTCAGAAGGAAGCAATTCACGAACTTTCGGCTCTTCTTCTGAAGTCCCTGGGCAATTTCAACTTGCCGGTGGAAGACAAGGAAGATATCGTGCAGGATTCGCTAACTAAAATACTAACTAGACTTAGTACCTTTGAAGGCAGAAGCAGCTTTGTTTCTTGGGCGGTTGCAATCGCCGTAAATGAAGCATTGAACAAAATACGAAGAATTCGTTGGAAGAACGTGTCTCTAGAAGAAGCGACTCAATTGGGCGTTGAATTCGAATCACAATCTTCAACTGAAATCCGTCCAGATTTGCAGGCAGAAAGAAGTTGGTCCTTACATCTCGTAGAGCAAATCATCATGAAAGACCTTACCCAAAAGCAGCGAGTAGCTTTGTTAGCCGAAATCAACGGTATGCCCTTGCAAGAAATTGCGACACGTATGAGTATCAGCAGAGGAGGAATCTACAAACTAACGTTCGACGCCAGGAAGCGCCTTGTAAGAGAATTGGCAAAGCATGGACTTTCTGCTGAAGACTTAATCAAATCGTAG
- a CDS encoding putative DNA-binding domain-containing protein, producing the protein MSCNSKDELAEIQKLFSAAVFRQPGCKTLDSAFEDIAMNLIKPCATQSSSERLGVYREQYWYRAYDSLADDFPSLVKVLGAEVFENFVSAYLDRFKSSSYTLRDLGQQLPQFCLDYPAFSTEQKELIFQIASFEWAEIVAFDSAVVDDFDASTLSTVDGTRLHLSLKPNLTLLSLSWAIDEFVQKTLCVEKCAETARLNRNVEHSPICYPRRETNFVVVYRHEQSVFYKRIDSLSYRMLLLIRAGKSLAEIVETIGSEVVELNEEELASAFTENFATWMSLGWLASGTSMACYGEQ; encoded by the coding sequence ATGTCTTGTAATTCCAAGGATGAACTTGCAGAGATTCAGAAGCTTTTCAGTGCTGCTGTTTTTAGGCAACCTGGCTGCAAAACTCTAGATAGCGCTTTCGAAGATATTGCGATGAATCTCATTAAACCTTGCGCTACGCAAAGTAGCTCAGAAAGACTGGGTGTTTACAGGGAACAGTACTGGTATCGCGCTTACGATTCTCTAGCTGATGATTTTCCGTCTCTCGTAAAAGTACTGGGAGCTGAAGTTTTTGAGAATTTCGTTTCGGCTTATTTGGACCGATTTAAATCAAGCTCGTATACATTGAGGGATCTAGGGCAGCAGTTACCTCAGTTTTGCTTGGACTACCCAGCATTTTCAACCGAGCAAAAAGAACTGATTTTTCAAATCGCTTCTTTTGAATGGGCTGAGATTGTTGCCTTTGATTCTGCAGTGGTTGATGACTTTGATGCCAGCACACTTTCCACAGTTGATGGAACTCGGCTCCATTTATCTTTGAAGCCTAATTTGACACTCCTTTCTTTGAGCTGGGCTATAGATGAATTCGTGCAAAAGACTCTTTGCGTCGAAAAATGTGCTGAGACCGCAAGATTGAACAGGAATGTGGAGCATTCTCCAATTTGCTATCCTCGGCGAGAGACTAATTTTGTCGTTGTCTATAGGCACGAGCAATCTGTGTTTTACAAGCGCATAGATAGTCTTTCTTATCGGATGCTTCTTTTGATCAGAGCTGGGAAGTCCCTTGCCGAGATAGTAGAGACAATTGGGTCTGAAGTGGTTGAACTTAATGAAGAAGAGCTGGCTAGTGCCTTTACCGAGAATTTCGCCACTTGGATGAGTCTCGGTTGGCTCGCTTCTGGCACTAGTATGGCTTGTTATGGAGAGCAATAG
- a CDS encoding GNAT family N-acetyltransferase — translation MPHNLHTAFVTVDSIRPLRHSVLRPGLPFETTIFEGDDEPTAYHVAAFKDAEIVGVGTMIKRPWTGKDSEIAADKDAYQVRGMAVSDRSRGTGAGKLVLDALETEASALGVRTIWCNARASAAGFYQKAGWQIAGDMFEIPGVGPHFVMVKELS, via the coding sequence ATGCCCCACAATTTGCATACGGCCTTTGTCACAGTAGATAGCATTCGCCCATTGCGCCACTCAGTATTGAGACCTGGCTTACCTTTTGAGACGACCATCTTTGAGGGCGATGATGAGCCCACTGCCTATCACGTAGCTGCATTTAAAGATGCCGAAATTGTGGGTGTAGGCACTATGATCAAGCGGCCATGGACTGGCAAAGATAGCGAGATTGCGGCTGACAAAGACGCCTATCAAGTGAGAGGAATGGCAGTCAGCGACCGAAGTCGCGGCACAGGGGCAGGCAAACTAGTGCTGGACGCACTGGAAACAGAAGCCTCTGCGCTTGGAGTACGTACCATCTGGTGCAACGCCAGAGCCTCAGCAGCAGGCTTTTATCAAAAGGCAGGCTGGCAAATTGCTGGAGATATGTTTGAAATCCCCGGTGTCGGTCCGCATTTTGTAATGGTCAAAGAGCTTAGCTAA
- a CDS encoding tetratricopeptide repeat protein has product MITIRSVNKAIVLAMGLPLVFCFDQAVARRAYSTAEAEIGRYGGAMPEPQAPVKRRKHLKKRVVKVPQARAADAPLTLREAAAAPVTSTAASAAATAATVPAITTSPATPTSPATTASPSPANTSAPVTDTAVVTQSKPGFFAEAASRDPKTAAAVADLDKQIKGTAANSEPGPLSIADASSLSQAKNLTDSGQYAAALKICDELLKNNPASASVILQKAEIFVRSKNYSQARQLLSEVAQDKLIAERSSLDLSQLALVYHLMEENAQAASTIQEALKIAPLDNAIMVRAIDYLGANGQYEQAVQVTQEILNQRKDSALAHALALMQARTGHIGDALATIARQFDNSNSAEMLEVQAEAYIAAGEYGKALAVYTGLAREHREEVFYPSSKAEMLRKLGRFDEALVECNAALQLTSQDPWLLSCKVKILQELKQFDAAHKTVKELIAVSPNDPLNYIASAAVYEAQRDFGSALIACDEGLRRLGQSDELKEQRIRELWNLGRLDGAVSELDKLLAQEPGNDQFKRLKVRLETFRGNYEQARKIAQSLTASSGNTVATGLCLAELSFAKKDYKQALALLDSALNQTALNDVQRTPVQLLAVASCMLSGDSSIALERLDEYYQESNNSVEGAWPCPLLQVMMGKLSMPMVISKTSNVDRFATISFFEAIRLLAKGDNVHATRMFAQAAKEERSDSMEAVAGSALQQSGLSSQMINMLLLALGSVGALALLTGLIVLVRRSVAKRTAQPKGEADPEGFLQQGDQTKVWTPNEVAGAAGAQEAQSHSDQNRAIYSRVSKAKVAARKEYKAQKEKEKEERKRLGQALSGAVPDVQENTRVSAISEQLPEANELSPDSSGARRKYFASFSSDAQVEDIWNKRISNLDASGNPLKQMYELKDDMDSYGASLPPIIPGVAAAAAAETPAWKGPKDAPLTESQQHLIQGKFNVSPASEAARRTNNRLDAAVSASDKLQDSASLQDSASHKLGQDELDKNELDKN; this is encoded by the coding sequence ATGATAACAATCCGCAGCGTCAACAAAGCAATTGTGCTAGCCATGGGCCTGCCCCTGGTGTTTTGCTTTGACCAGGCTGTGGCCAGGCGCGCTTACAGTACAGCTGAGGCTGAGATCGGTCGTTATGGCGGTGCAATGCCCGAGCCGCAGGCTCCAGTCAAGCGCCGTAAACATCTCAAAAAACGTGTAGTCAAAGTGCCCCAGGCGCGCGCGGCGGATGCTCCGCTGACTCTGCGCGAGGCGGCTGCGGCCCCGGTCACGTCTACAGCTGCATCGGCTGCTGCGACTGCTGCAACTGTTCCTGCTATCACTACGAGTCCAGCGACCCCTACAAGTCCAGCGACCACTGCAAGTCCTTCCCCAGCTAATACTTCTGCGCCTGTTACTGACACAGCTGTCGTCACCCAGAGCAAGCCGGGATTTTTTGCTGAGGCTGCTAGCAGAGACCCTAAGACTGCCGCTGCAGTTGCTGATCTAGATAAACAAATCAAAGGTACGGCGGCTAATAGTGAGCCTGGTCCTTTGTCTATTGCCGATGCCAGTAGTTTGAGTCAGGCTAAAAACCTTACAGACTCAGGACAATACGCCGCTGCTCTCAAAATTTGTGATGAGCTATTAAAAAACAACCCTGCCTCTGCCAGTGTGATTTTGCAAAAGGCCGAGATATTTGTGCGTAGCAAAAACTACAGTCAAGCTCGACAATTACTGTCAGAGGTCGCTCAGGACAAGCTCATAGCGGAGCGCTCCAGCTTAGACTTGAGTCAATTGGCCCTGGTCTACCACTTGATGGAAGAAAATGCGCAGGCTGCTTCCACTATTCAGGAAGCTTTGAAAATCGCCCCTCTAGACAATGCCATCATGGTGCGTGCAATCGATTATCTTGGCGCAAACGGTCAATACGAACAGGCTGTCCAGGTCACGCAAGAAATACTCAATCAGCGTAAAGACAGCGCACTGGCACATGCTCTGGCCTTGATGCAGGCGCGTACCGGGCACATCGGCGATGCACTGGCTACCATCGCTCGCCAGTTTGATAACTCCAATAGTGCCGAAATGCTCGAAGTGCAAGCCGAAGCGTATATAGCAGCTGGCGAATATGGCAAAGCTCTCGCCGTTTATACCGGACTAGCTAGAGAGCACCGTGAGGAAGTCTTTTATCCCAGTTCAAAAGCAGAAATGCTACGCAAGCTCGGCCGCTTTGATGAGGCTCTGGTTGAATGTAATGCTGCTCTGCAATTGACTTCGCAAGATCCCTGGCTTTTGTCTTGCAAGGTCAAGATATTGCAAGAGCTAAAACAATTTGACGCCGCTCACAAAACAGTCAAAGAGCTTATCGCCGTAAGCCCCAATGACCCGCTCAACTATATAGCCAGTGCCGCTGTCTACGAAGCTCAAAGAGACTTTGGCTCAGCGCTCATCGCCTGTGATGAGGGGCTGCGCAGGTTGGGACAAAGCGACGAATTAAAAGAACAACGAATAAGAGAATTGTGGAATTTGGGGCGCCTTGATGGTGCTGTCAGTGAGCTTGATAAATTGCTTGCTCAAGAGCCCGGCAACGACCAGTTTAAGCGCCTCAAGGTAAGGCTGGAGACATTTAGAGGTAACTACGAGCAGGCTCGAAAAATTGCCCAGTCGCTCACTGCCAGTAGTGGCAATACTGTTGCTACGGGGCTTTGTCTGGCTGAGCTTAGCTTTGCCAAAAAAGATTATAAACAAGCGCTTGCTTTGCTCGATAGTGCTCTCAATCAGACTGCCTTAAATGATGTGCAGCGCACTCCTGTGCAACTATTGGCGGTGGCGTCATGTATGCTCTCTGGTGATAGTAGTATCGCCCTGGAGCGGCTCGATGAGTACTATCAAGAGTCCAACAATAGTGTGGAAGGTGCCTGGCCCTGCCCGCTTTTGCAGGTGATGATGGGCAAGTTGTCTATGCCCATGGTAATTAGCAAAACCAGTAATGTGGACCGCTTTGCTACGATTAGCTTTTTTGAAGCAATCAGGCTATTGGCTAAGGGCGACAATGTCCATGCCACCCGTATGTTTGCTCAAGCTGCTAAAGAGGAGCGCTCAGACTCTATGGAGGCTGTGGCTGGCTCTGCTCTGCAACAAAGTGGTCTGAGTAGCCAGATGATCAATATGCTATTGCTCGCGCTGGGCTCTGTCGGGGCATTGGCTTTGCTCACTGGTTTGATAGTACTGGTGAGAAGATCTGTCGCTAAAAGAACGGCGCAACCAAAAGGTGAGGCTGATCCTGAGGGCTTTTTGCAACAGGGCGATCAGACTAAAGTCTGGACGCCAAATGAAGTTGCCGGTGCTGCTGGTGCGCAAGAAGCGCAAAGCCACAGCGACCAAAATCGAGCGATTTATTCGCGTGTATCTAAGGCAAAAGTGGCTGCCCGCAAAGAATACAAAGCTCAAAAAGAGAAGGAAAAAGAAGAGCGTAAGAGGCTTGGTCAGGCTCTCAGTGGCGCTGTACCGGATGTGCAAGAAAACACTCGTGTGTCGGCTATCAGTGAGCAACTGCCTGAAGCGAACGAACTTTCTCCTGATTCTTCTGGGGCTCGTCGCAAGTACTTTGCCTCATTTAGCAGCGATGCTCAGGTCGAAGACATCTGGAACAAACGCATATCAAATCTCGATGCCAGCGGCAATCCGCTTAAGCAAATGTATGAACTAAAAGACGATATGGACAGCTATGGTGCCAGTCTGCCGCCTATTATCCCGGGTGTCGCTGCCGCAGCTGCCGCCGAGACACCCGCCTGGAAGGGTCCAAAAGACGCTCCTTTGACCGAATCGCAACAGCATCTGATCCAGGGCAAGTTTAATGTGTCACCGGCAAGCGAAGCAGCCAGGCGCACCAATAATCGACTGGATGCGGCTGTAAGTGCCAGTGATAAATTGCAAGATTCTGCATCTCTTCAGGATTCGGCATCTCATAAACTGGGCCAAGACGAGCTAGACAAAAACGAGCTAGACAAAAACTAG
- a CDS encoding matrixin family metalloprotease, whose product MPNSNHQQFMQGVALYDQANKLRDLGEYDIAEQLYVKAQALLQQKLDVTLFYDMGLHYDFAGQLAKSNSCFRDCLNAFAVLNKNDPQNAVLDNLRPLVSSVEEFLKSRGDIDPDSTTYFDCLYQARWTKSSLTVFINETHETGFAIDVKAQIKHAIEKWTEPLQWQYHLTGDLESADIVIERALPPTDLQTAGGQTTYKYLDQDCSIISRAKIQIFNGQYHYQDSAPPKFYSLILHELGHAFGLDGHSPFGPDLMYWKSKSVALTSRDLATLQKLYQKMA is encoded by the coding sequence TTGCCTAACTCCAATCATCAACAGTTTATGCAAGGCGTTGCACTATACGACCAAGCCAACAAGTTGCGCGATCTTGGTGAATATGACATTGCCGAGCAACTCTACGTCAAAGCCCAGGCACTGCTGCAACAAAAGCTAGATGTGACATTGTTTTATGACATGGGGCTGCACTATGACTTTGCCGGACAACTTGCAAAGTCAAACAGCTGTTTTAGAGACTGCCTAAATGCCTTTGCAGTCCTGAACAAAAATGATCCGCAAAATGCTGTATTAGACAATTTAAGACCACTGGTATCGAGTGTGGAGGAGTTTTTAAAAAGCCGAGGCGATATCGACCCTGACTCCACCACCTACTTTGATTGTCTCTACCAAGCTAGATGGACAAAGTCATCACTTACAGTGTTTATCAACGAAACTCACGAGACCGGCTTTGCTATCGATGTAAAAGCACAAATCAAGCACGCCATAGAGAAGTGGACCGAGCCCCTGCAGTGGCAATACCATTTAACTGGAGACTTAGAGAGCGCCGATATAGTTATTGAGAGAGCTTTGCCGCCGACGGACTTACAAACAGCAGGTGGGCAAACAACATATAAATATCTGGACCAGGATTGCTCAATAATTTCTAGAGCAAAAATTCAAATTTTTAACGGACAATACCACTACCAAGACTCTGCTCCACCTAAATTTTACAGCTTGATCCTGCACGAACTCGGTCATGCGTTTGGACTAGATGGGCACTCACCATTTGGACCAGACCTGATGTACTGGAAGTCTAAAAGTGTTGCGCTTACCAGCCGTGATTTAGCCACCCTACAAAAGCTATACCAAAAGATGGCATAA
- a CDS encoding chlorite dismutase family protein, translating into MSSIFTFIGGSKGQWSVKKITGVKGQPIAEVSALRIVESDVREKNSEEKWLFKGFTSNTRYATSDEVASLKKLQPEIGRKEATCAAMILVKKSDSWWQLAQDQRRKIFEEQSHHNSIGMDYLPAVARRLHHSRDLGEEFDFITWFEFAPSDIPKFDELVDRLRASEEWTYVEREVDVRLEQGQEE; encoded by the coding sequence ATGAGCAGTATCTTCACGTTTATTGGAGGCTCTAAAGGTCAATGGAGCGTCAAGAAGATCACGGGAGTAAAAGGGCAGCCAATCGCTGAAGTATCAGCCCTTCGAATTGTCGAGAGCGACGTTAGAGAGAAAAACTCTGAAGAAAAATGGCTCTTTAAGGGCTTCACGAGTAACACTCGTTATGCCACTTCGGATGAGGTTGCCTCGCTAAAAAAATTACAGCCGGAAATTGGCCGTAAGGAGGCCACCTGTGCAGCAATGATTTTAGTCAAGAAATCTGATAGTTGGTGGCAATTGGCTCAAGACCAAAGAAGGAAAATCTTCGAAGAGCAGTCACATCATAATTCGATTGGGATGGATTACCTACCTGCCGTAGCTCGCAGGCTGCACCACTCGCGTGACCTCGGTGAAGAGTTTGATTTTATTACGTGGTTTGAATTTGCACCGTCAGACATTCCAAAATTCGACGAACTGGTCGATAGGCTCAGAGCATCGGAAGAATGGACCTATGTGGAGAGAGAAGTAGATGTACGGCTCGAGCAAGGACAAGAAGAATAA
- a CDS encoding TetR/AcrR family transcriptional regulator encodes MEKVELIPELLELFREHGYEGVSIAHVSKATGLGKSSLYHHFPEGKEQMAKEVLEYIHSAVDQYFVLPLKAEGEPLEKLAQMAQVVETFYDCGRKGCLVDGLTIGEASEPFQNQVAQFLDAWIDAIAAVAVEAGLNKKLARERAESALIAIQGGLVVARALRNYQIFKRVVKNLPRLVLEGRY; translated from the coding sequence ATGGAAAAAGTTGAACTGATACCTGAACTATTAGAGCTTTTTCGGGAGCATGGCTATGAAGGCGTTTCCATAGCACATGTGTCCAAAGCTACTGGGCTCGGTAAATCAAGCCTTTATCATCACTTTCCAGAAGGCAAAGAACAGATGGCTAAGGAAGTGCTTGAGTATATTCACTCCGCAGTCGACCAGTATTTTGTCTTGCCTCTTAAAGCCGAGGGCGAGCCTCTGGAGAAGCTTGCGCAAATGGCGCAGGTCGTTGAAACCTTTTATGACTGCGGGCGGAAGGGCTGTCTAGTCGATGGGCTAACCATAGGTGAGGCTAGTGAGCCGTTCCAGAATCAAGTAGCACAGTTTTTGGATGCTTGGATTGACGCCATCGCGGCCGTCGCCGTTGAGGCTGGACTGAATAAGAAGCTTGCTAGAGAGCGGGCAGAGAGTGCTCTAATAGCCATTCAGGGAGGTCTTGTTGTTGCGAGAGCACTGCGCAACTACCAAATATTCAAGCGTGTGGTTAAAAACCTTCCACGTCTGGTTTTGGAAGGGCGTTATTAA
- a CDS encoding YbhB/YbcL family Raf kinase inhibitor-like protein: MRIVEFLGQALRSVRSDESKLIEAMPAVASHSNTISIKSPVFEDGAPIPKTYTADGASVFPTLKWKGVPRESKSLLLVVEDPDAPKPTPFVHGIFYNMPPQLEELPEIAVDPDGITERLAKVGVHMGTNSVFEPAYMAPTPPPGHGPHHYHFQLIALDKLLEFDKVPSLADIKAAIDGHVLAAGELVGTYER, from the coding sequence ATGCGTATTGTTGAATTTCTGGGACAAGCTCTGCGCTCGGTGCGCTCAGATGAATCTAAATTGATTGAGGCAATGCCCGCCGTCGCATCGCATAGTAACACTATCTCGATTAAAAGCCCCGTTTTTGAGGACGGCGCTCCTATCCCTAAGACGTACACCGCCGATGGTGCAAGTGTCTTTCCGACTTTGAAATGGAAGGGTGTGCCTCGTGAGAGCAAAAGCCTTTTGCTGGTAGTAGAAGATCCGGATGCTCCCAAGCCGACGCCTTTTGTACATGGAATCTTTTACAACATGCCACCTCAGCTGGAGGAATTACCTGAAATTGCAGTAGATCCGGATGGCATCACAGAGCGTCTGGCCAAGGTGGGAGTGCATATGGGCACTAATTCAGTCTTTGAGCCCGCTTATATGGCGCCCACGCCTCCTCCTGGTCATGGACCGCATCATTATCACTTCCAATTGATTGCCCTGGATAAATTGCTGGAGTTTGACAAAGTGCCCAGTCTGGCTGATATCAAAGCCGCAATAGATGGTCATGTACTGGCTGCTGGTGAGCTTGTGGGCACTTACGAACGCTAG
- a CDS encoding carboxymuconolactone decarboxylase family protein — MSRIQPIDAEQATGKTKDLLSAVQKSLGTVPNLFKVAAQSPAVIEGLLSFSRALKASKLTAKEREQIALLVAGQNNCDYCLAAHSTLGQMVGLSEQEIVNSVKAKGENNRVTALLNYVKQMQKHPALADPLIA; from the coding sequence ATGTCTAGAATTCAACCTATCGACGCAGAGCAAGCTACAGGCAAGACCAAAGATCTTCTGTCTGCTGTCCAAAAGTCCTTGGGAACAGTACCAAACCTGTTCAAGGTGGCGGCTCAGTCTCCAGCTGTTATTGAAGGACTGCTCTCATTTTCGAGAGCTCTCAAGGCAAGCAAGTTGACCGCCAAGGAGCGCGAGCAAATCGCATTACTTGTTGCTGGCCAAAATAACTGCGATTACTGCCTGGCAGCTCACTCTACTTTGGGGCAGATGGTGGGTCTTAGCGAGCAAGAGATCGTAAACAGTGTCAAAGCAAAAGGCGAGAACAATAGAGTCACGGCTTTATTGAACTACGTGAAGCAAATGCAAAAACACCCTGCGCTCGCTGACCCGCTCATAGCCTAA
- a CDS encoding DoxX family protein: MQMQILKIYREFCKFSNYLQPLVLLVFRLTWGWQFFLSGKGKLLNHNNVSEFFTSLGIPFPELNAWVVGGVECIGGLLLLAGLASRPVGLILSLTMTVAYLSVEDDRTKVINVFKDMTPFLTADPFFFWLTAVITLAFGAGPLSLDWLIERFFIKDKAGSGKPAYDGTSQ, translated from the coding sequence GTGCAAATGCAAATCTTGAAAATTTATCGGGAATTTTGTAAATTCTCCAATTATCTTCAACCGTTAGTCCTTCTGGTTTTTCGTTTGACTTGGGGGTGGCAGTTCTTCTTGTCAGGAAAAGGTAAGCTCTTAAACCACAATAACGTAAGCGAGTTCTTCACTTCTTTGGGTATACCGTTTCCTGAACTAAATGCCTGGGTGGTTGGCGGTGTTGAGTGCATTGGTGGACTGCTTTTGCTAGCCGGGCTAGCCTCAAGGCCGGTCGGTCTGATTCTAAGCCTAACAATGACTGTTGCCTATTTGAGCGTGGAGGATGACCGGACCAAAGTCATAAATGTGTTCAAAGACATGACTCCGTTTCTAACGGCGGATCCATTCTTCTTTTGGCTTACCGCCGTGATTACTCTGGCATTCGGTGCTGGACCACTCTCCTTAGACTGGCTTATAGAGCGTTTCTTTATCAAAGACAAGGCTGGCAGCGGGAAGCCTGCATATGATGGTACTTCACAATAA